A region from the Misgurnus anguillicaudatus chromosome 7, ASM2758022v2, whole genome shotgun sequence genome encodes:
- the LOC129416966 gene encoding gap junction delta-2 protein, with product MGEWTILERLLEAAVQQHSTMIGRILLTVVVIFRILIVAIVGETVYDDEQTMFVCNALQPGCNQACYDKAFPISHIRYWVFQIIMVCTPSLCFITYSVHQSAKQKERRYSTATVLLSLDSKEQESLKREEIKSQKIKNTIVNGVTHSVDNTTKDPEPDCLEAKELITSSSGKPVKSKMRRQEGISRFYIIQIVFRNALEIGFLVGQYFLYGFNVPAVYECDRYPCIKEVECYVSRPTEKTVFLVFMFAVSGFCVVLNLAELNHLGWRKIKTAVRGVQARRKSIYEIRNKDLPRMTMPNFGRTQSSDSAYV from the exons ATGGGGGAATGGACCATACTAGAGAGACTTCTGGAGGCTGCTGTCCAGCAGCACTCCACTATGATAGGAAG GATCCTACTGACAGTGGTGGTGATCTTCCGGATTTTAATCGTAGCTATAGTGGGAGAGACAGTGTATGACGACGAGCAGACCATGTTCGTCTGTAACGCCTTACAACCGGGCTGTAACCAGGCGTGTTACGACAAGGCTTTCCCCATATCTCACATCAGATACTGGGTCTTTCAGATCATCATGGTCTGCACGCCCAGCCTGTGCTTCATCACGTACTCGGTGCATCAGTCGGCCAAGCAGAAGGAGCGGCGATACTCCACCGCCACCGTCCTCCTGTCGCTGGACAGTAAAGAGCAAGAGTCGCTGAAGCGCGAGGAGATCAAGAGCCAAAAGATCAAGAACACCATCGTGAACGGAGTAACGCACAGCGTGGATAACACCACCAAAGACCCCGAGCCCGACTGCCTGGAGGCCAAAGAGCTGATCACGTCGAGCTCGGGCAAGCCCGTCAAGTCGAAAATGCGTCGCCAGGAGGGCATCTCGCGCTTCTACATCATTCAGATCGTGTTCAGGAACGCGCTGGAGATCGGCTTCCTGGTGGGCCAGTATTTCTTGTACGGATTCAACGTGCCCGCCGTGTACGAGTGCGACCGGTACCCGTGCATCAAAGAGGTGGAGTGTTACGTGTCCAGACCCACGGAGAAAACCGTCTTCCTCGTCTTCATGTTCGCGGTGAGCGGCTTTTGCGTGGTGCTCAATCTGGCCGAGCTCAATCACTTGGGCTGGAGGAAGATCAAAACGGCCGTGAGGGGCGTCCAGGCCCGAAGGAAGTCCATCTATGAGATCAGGAACAAAGATCTGCCCCGCATGACCATGCCCAATTTCGGGCGCACTCAGTCCAGTGACTCTGCCTACGTGTAA
- the aqr gene encoding RNA helicase aquarius isoform X1 yields MEKDSRVMKTSAPSVSQINAEYVTQLSNKYWAPHVKNKLPFDAQIIEDIYQNEILKSKFAIRKIMLLEFSQYLENYLWVNYTPESSTNSYLMSICCIVNEKYRENVPAWEVFKKAPDHFPEFFKRIMEACLSGEQYGLSLKEQTVLLLFLDHCFNSLEVDLIREQVQKLVSLPMWMCLLQTRLQQELKKVPKLQKFWNLIKKNYEKMDPKEKEQAKMERTFLASLIKKFLMVLMSIPATDSVSMEKVHYCERFIEFMIDLEALLPTRRWFNTVLDDSHLVVNCQLSHLTQREKEGHLFCQLLDMLKFYTGFEISDQTGTALTQKEMTNLHYDKITSLQRAAFAHFPELNDFALSSVAAVDTRESLIRQFGHLSPNTLHRVSAYLCLLPELPDAEDTTYDKEFLLELLVSRHERRISQIEQLNQMPLYPTEKIIWDENIVPTEYYSGEGCLALPKLNLQFLTLHDYLLRNFNLFRLESTYEIRQDIEDVVMRMKPWQSEYGGVVFGGWARMAQTITTFSIVEVAKPNIGENWPARVRADVTLSLNVRDHIKNEWEGLRKHDVCFLITVRPNLPYGTRFDRRQPFVDQAGVVYVRGCEVQGMLDDKGRVIEEGPDPKPKLRGDTRTFRVWLDPNQYQQDMTNCIQNKEDDPYETFNIIMRRKPKENNFKAVLETIRNLMNTECVVPDWLHDIILGYGDPGSAHYSKMPNQISSLDFNDTFLSIDHLKSCFPNHTVKVTEEDPARQVPPFRIRFPVQKSEKGKKRKATEEEDEEDRTLVVEPHVIPNRGPYPYNQPKRNTIHFTPTQIEAIRAGMQPGLTMVVGPPGTGKTDVAVQIISNLYHNFPEQRTLIVTHSNQALNQLFEKIMALDIDERHLLRLGHGEEELETEKDFSRYGRVNYVLSRRLELLQEVARLQESLDVPGDVSYTCETAGHFYLYQVMSRWEEYMSKVKAKPGRDVQTEDVAAHFPFKKYFANAPQPVFKGQSYQEDMDIAEGCYRHIRKIFTQLEEFRAFELLRSGLDRSKYLLVKEAKIIAMTCTHAALKRHDLVELGFKYDNILMEEAAQILEIETFIPLLLQNPEDGYSRLKRWIMIGDHHQLPPVIKNMAFQKYSNMEQSLFTRFVRLGIPTVDLDAQGRARASLCNLYNWRYKQLGNLPHVQLQPEFQTPNPGFTYDFQLINVEDFNGVGESEPNPYFYQNLAEAEYAVALYMYMRLLGYPAERISILTTYNGQKHLIRDVINQRCANNSFFRQPNKVTTVDRFQGQQNDYIILSLVRTKAVGHLRDVRRLVVAMSRARLGLYIFARVSLFQNCYELTPAFNQLTARPLQLHIRPHEYYTSMEQRSAQPDQVVKDMPEMANLVYNMYMHMIQSTQQNRQQNLLDPPCQVPESQEKMEVNDGHPETESEQQRDAEEDQAQTDLKPEQTEEEEKQREDHAKMPEHPGRDSDSGDSDEDEEP; encoded by the exons ATGGAGAAGGACTCGAGGGTGATGAAGACATCTGCGCCGTCAGTTTCACAGATTAACGCTGAATATGTCACTCAG CTCTCAAATAAATATTGGGCTCCTCACGTGAAGAATAAACTCCCATTTGATGCTCAG ATTATTGAGGACATTTATCAGAATGAGATTCTTAAATCCAA ATTTGCCATCAGAAAAATTATGTTGCTGGAATTCAG TCAGTATCTTGAGAACTATCTGTGGGTGAACTACACACCTGAATCATCCACTAACAGCTACCTGATGTCAATCTGCTGTATTGTGAATGAGAAGTATCGTGAAAACGTTCCTGCTTGGGAG GTTTTTAAGAAAGCACCCGATCATTTTCCAGAGTTTTTCAAGCGTATAATGGAGGCGTGTCTGTCCGGCGAACAGTACGGTCTGTCCCTGAAAGAACAAACTGTGCTTCTGCTTTTCCTCGATCACTGCTTCAACAGTCTG gaagtggatcTGATTCGTGAGCAGGTGCAGAAACTGGTGTCACTGCCCATGTGGATGTGTCTACTGCAG ACAAGATTGCAACAGGAATTGAAGAAAGTCCCAAAACTGCAAAAATTTTGGAACCTCATCAAAAAGAATTATGAGAAGATGGACCCCAAAGAAAAGGAACA GGCTAAAATGGAGCGAACCTTCCTTGCTTCTCTCATTAAGAAATTTCTTATGGTTCTGATGTCCATCCCAGCCACAG ATTCAGTCTCTATGGAGAAAGTTCATTACTGTGAGAGATTCATTGAGTTTATGATTGACCTGGAG GCTCTGCTTCCGACCCGTCGCTGGTTTAACACCGTACTGGACGATTCTCATCTGGTGGTTAACTGTCAGCTGTCTCACCTCACACAGAGAGAGAAGGAGGGTCATCTCTTCTGTCAG CTGTTGGACATGTTGAAGTTTTACACTGGCTTTGAGATCAGTGATCAGACAGGAACCGCTCTTACGCAGAAGGAGATGACCAATCTTCACTACGACAAAATCACTTCTCTACAG AGAGCAGCATTTGCTCATTTCCCCGAACTGAACGACTTCGCTCTGTCGAGCGTGGCAGCCGTGGACACGCGTGAATCTCTCATCAGACAGTTCGGTCATCTCAG TCCCAATACCCTCCACCGGGTGTCAGCATATCTGTGTCTCCTGCCTGAGCTGCCTGACGCAGAGGATACGACCTATGATAAAGAGTTCCTGCTGGAGCTGCTG GTGTCTCGCCATGAGAGGAGGATCTCTCAGATCGAGCAGCTCAACCAAATGCCTCTGTATCCCACTGAGAAGATCATCTGGGATGAGAACATCGTTCCCACTGAGTATTATTCAGGAGAAG GTTGTCTGGCTCTCCCAAAGCTGAACCTGCAGTTCCTCACCCTTCATGATTACCTTTTAAGAAACTTCAATCTCTTTCGTCTGGAGTCCACCTATGAAATCCGTCAGGACATCGAGGATGTTGTCATGCGAATGAAGCCATG GCAGTCTGAGTATGGAGGGGTGGTGTTCGGCGGCTGGGCCAGAATGGCACAAACCATTACTACCTTTTCTATCGTGGAGGTGGCAAAGCCTAACATCGGAGAGAACTGGCCCGCCCGTGTGCGTGCAGACGTCACCCTTAGCCTCAATGTTAGGGATCACATCAAAAATGAGTGGGAAG GTTTACGCAAACACGACGTGTGCTTTTTGATAACGGTGCGGCCCAACCTGCCGTACGGTACACGCTTTGATCGTCGGCAGCCGTTTGTGGATCAGGCTGGTGTGGTATACGTGAGAGGATGTGAAGTTCAGGGCATGCTGGATGATAAGGGTCGAGTCATAGAGGAAG GTCCTGATCCGAAGCCTAAGCTAAGAGGTGACACCAGAACGTTCCGGGTGTGGCTCGACCCAAACCAGTACCAGCAGGACATGACCAACTGCATCCAAAATAAAGAAGACGACCCTTACGAGACCTTCAATATCATCATGAGACGCAAACCTAAAGAAAATAACTTTAAG GCTGTGCTGGAGACGATTCGTAACCTCATGAACACCGAGTGTGTGGTACCAGACTGGCTTCATGACATCATTCTGGGTTATGGAGATCCTGGAAGTGCCCATTACTCAAAGATGCCCAATCAGATTTCCTCTCTGGACTTCAATGATACCTTCCTGTCCATCGATCACCTGAAGTCCTGCTTCCCCAATCACACAGTGAAGGTCACAGAGGAGGACCCTGCTCGACAGGTCCCGCCTTTCAG AATTCGGTTCCCTGTGCAGAAAAGTGAAAAGGGTAAAAAGCGAAAGGCAACTGAGGAAGAGGATGAGGAAGATCGCACACTGGTGGTGGAGCCACATGTTATTCCTAACAGGGGACCCTATCCTTATAACCAGCCCAAACG AAACACCATTCATTTCACACCAACCCAAATTGAAGCCATTCGTGCAGGGATGCAGCCAGGCCTTACTATG GTGGTTGGTCCTCCAGGAACAGGAAAAACAGACGTGGCCGTTCAGATAATTTCAAACCTGTATCACAACTTTCCCGAACAGAGGACCCTGATCGTCACACACTCAAATCAG GCTCTGAACCAGCTGTTTGAGAAGATCATGGCACTGGACATCGATGAACGTCATCTTCTGCGTCTGGGTCACGGAGAAGAGGAACTCGAAACTGAGAAAGATTTCAGCAG GTACGGACGAGTAAACTACGTGCTCTCTCGCCGTCTGGAGCTCCTACAGGAGGTGGCTCGTCTACAGGAGAGTCTCGATGTTCCTGGAGATGTCTCCTACACCTGTGAGACCGCTGGACACTTCTACCTTTATCAG GTGATGTCCCGCTGGGAAGAATACATGAGTAAAGTGAAGGCTAAGCCCGGGCGAGACGTGCAAACGGAGGACGTGGCGGCACATTTCCCATTCAAGAAGTACTTCGCCAACGCCCCCCAGCCCGTATTTAAAGGCCAGTCGTACCAGGAGGACATGGACATCGCTGAGGGTTGTTATCGACACATCCGCAAGATCTTCACCCAGTTGGAG GAGTTCAGGGCGTTTGAGCTGTTACGCAGCGGGCTGGACAGATCCAAATATTTGCTGGTGAAAGAGGCCAAAATCATCGCCATGACCTGCACGCACGCCGCCCTCAAACGTCATGATCTGGTGGAGCTCGGCTTTAAG TATGATAATATTCTGATGGAGGAAGCAGCTCAGATCCTGGAGATTGAGACCTTCATTCCTCTACTGCTGCag AACCCAGAGGACGGCTACAGTCGACTCAAACGCTGGATTATGATTGGTGATCACCATCAGTTGCCGCCCGTCATTAAGAACATGGCCTTTCAGAAATACTCCAATATGGAGCAGTCGCTTTTCACGCGCTTTGTGCGTCTGGGTATACCCACTGTTGACTTGGACGCTCAGGGCCGAGCACGGGCCAG TTTGTGTAACCTGTATAACTGGCGTTATAAGCAGCTGGGAAATCTTCCTCATGTTCAGCTCCAGCCAGAATTCCAGACTCCAAACCCCGGATTCACCTACGACTTCCAGCTTATTAATGTGGAGGACTTTAACGGTGTTGGAGAATCAGAACCCAACCCCTACTTTTATCAG AATCTGGCTGAAGCCGAGTACGCGGTGGCTCTGTATATGTACATGCGTTTGCTGGGATATCCCGCCGAGCGCATCAGTATACTCACCACCTACAACGGACAGAAGCATCTCATCCGTGATGTCATCAACCAGAGATGTGCCAACAACTCCTTCTTTAGGCAGCCCAATAAA GTGACCACAGTGGACAGATTCCAGGGTCAACAGAACGACTACATCATCCTCTCTCTGGTCCGAACTAAAGCTGTAGGACACTTGAG AGACGTGAGGCGTTTGGTTGTGGCCATGTCTCGTGCAAGGCTCGGCCTCTATATTTTTGCTCGAGTGTCTCTGTTCCAGAACTGCTATGAGCTGACGCCTGCCTTCAATCAGCTGACCGCACGACCACTGCAGCTGCACATCCGCCCACATGAGTACTACACATCTATG GAGCAGCGCTCCGCTCAACCCGATCAGGTGGTCAAGGACATGCCGGAGATGGCTAACCTTGTGTACAACATGTATATGCACATGATTCAGAGCACACAGCAGAACAGACAA CAGAATCTTCTGGATCCTCCGTGTCAGGTACCGGAGTCTCAGGAGAAAATGGAGGTTAATGATGGACATCCTGAGACTGAGAGTGAGCAACAGCGAGATGCTGAGGAAGACCAAGCTCAGACGGATCTGAAGCCGGAGCAGACTGAAGAAGAAGAAAAGCAGAGAGAAGATCACGCTAAAATGCCCGAGCATCCGGGCAGAGACAGTGACAGCGGCGACAGCGATGAAGATGAAGAACCTTAG
- the aqr gene encoding RNA helicase aquarius isoform X2: protein MEKDSRVMKTSAPSVSQINAEYVTQLSNKYWAPHVKNKLPFDAQIIEDIYQNEILKSKFAIRKIMLLEFSQYLENYLWVNYTPESSTNSYLMSICCIVNEKYRENVPAWEVFKKAPDHFPEFFKRIMEACLSGEQYGLSLKEQTVLLLFLDHCFNSLEVDLIREQVQKLVSLPMWMCLLQTRLQQELKKVPKLQKFWNLIKKNYEKMDPKEKEQAKMERTFLASLIKKFLMVLMSIPATDSVSMEKVHYCERFIEFMIDLEALLPTRRWFNTVLDDSHLVVNCQLSHLTQREKEGHLFCQLLDMLKFYTGFEISDQTGTALTQKEMTNLHYDKITSLQRAAFAHFPELNDFALSSVAAVDTRESLIRQFGHLSPNTLHRVSAYLCLLPELPDAEDTTYDKEFLLELLVSRHERRISQIEQLNQMPLYPTEKIIWDENIVPTEYYSGEGCLALPKLNLQFLTLHDYLLRNFNLFRLESTYEIRQDIEDVVMRMKPWQSEYGGVVFGGWARMAQTITTFSIVEVAKPNIGENWPARVRADVTLSLNVRDHIKNEWEGLRKHDVCFLITVRPNLPYGTRFDRRQPFVDQAGVVYVRGCEVQGMLDDKGRVIEEGPDPKPKLRGDTRTFRVWLDPNQYQQDMTNCIQNKEDDPYETFNIIMRRKPKENNFKAVLETIRNLMNTECVVPDWLHDIILGYGDPGSAHYSKMPNQISSLDFNDTFLSIDHLKSCFPNHTVKVTEEDPARQVPPFRIRFPVQKSEKGKKRKATEEEDEEDRTLVVEPHVIPNRGPYPYNQPKRNTIHFTPTQIEAIRAGMQPGLTMVVGPPGTGKTDVAVQIISNLYHNFPEQRTLIVTHSNQALNQLFEKIMALDIDERHLLRLGHGEEELETEKDFSRYGRVNYVLSRRLELLQEVARLQESLDVPGDVSYTCETAGHFYLYQVMSRWEEYMSKVKAKPGRDVQTEDVAAHFPFKKYFANAPQPVFKGQSYQEDMDIAEGCYRHIRKIFTQLEEFRAFELLRSGLDRSKYLLVKEAKIIAMTCTHAALKRHDLVELGFKYDNILMEEAAQILEIETFIPLLLQNPEDGYSRLKRWIMIGDHHQLPPVIKNMAFQKYSNMEQSLFTRFVRLGIPTVDLDAQGRARASLCNLYNWRYKQLGNLPHVQLQPEFQTPNPGFTYDFQLINVEDFNGVGESEPNPYFYQNLAEAEYAVALYMYMRLLGYPAERISILTTYNGQKHLIRDVINQRCANNSFFRQPNKVTTVDRFQGQQNDYIILSLVRTKAVGHLRDVRRLVVAMSRARLGLYIFARVSLFQNCYELTPAFNQLTARPLQLHIRPHEYYTSMEQRSAQPDQVVKDMPEMANLVYNMYMHMIQSTQQNRQNLLDPPCQVPESQEKMEVNDGHPETESEQQRDAEEDQAQTDLKPEQTEEEEKQREDHAKMPEHPGRDSDSGDSDEDEEP, encoded by the exons ATGGAGAAGGACTCGAGGGTGATGAAGACATCTGCGCCGTCAGTTTCACAGATTAACGCTGAATATGTCACTCAG CTCTCAAATAAATATTGGGCTCCTCACGTGAAGAATAAACTCCCATTTGATGCTCAG ATTATTGAGGACATTTATCAGAATGAGATTCTTAAATCCAA ATTTGCCATCAGAAAAATTATGTTGCTGGAATTCAG TCAGTATCTTGAGAACTATCTGTGGGTGAACTACACACCTGAATCATCCACTAACAGCTACCTGATGTCAATCTGCTGTATTGTGAATGAGAAGTATCGTGAAAACGTTCCTGCTTGGGAG GTTTTTAAGAAAGCACCCGATCATTTTCCAGAGTTTTTCAAGCGTATAATGGAGGCGTGTCTGTCCGGCGAACAGTACGGTCTGTCCCTGAAAGAACAAACTGTGCTTCTGCTTTTCCTCGATCACTGCTTCAACAGTCTG gaagtggatcTGATTCGTGAGCAGGTGCAGAAACTGGTGTCACTGCCCATGTGGATGTGTCTACTGCAG ACAAGATTGCAACAGGAATTGAAGAAAGTCCCAAAACTGCAAAAATTTTGGAACCTCATCAAAAAGAATTATGAGAAGATGGACCCCAAAGAAAAGGAACA GGCTAAAATGGAGCGAACCTTCCTTGCTTCTCTCATTAAGAAATTTCTTATGGTTCTGATGTCCATCCCAGCCACAG ATTCAGTCTCTATGGAGAAAGTTCATTACTGTGAGAGATTCATTGAGTTTATGATTGACCTGGAG GCTCTGCTTCCGACCCGTCGCTGGTTTAACACCGTACTGGACGATTCTCATCTGGTGGTTAACTGTCAGCTGTCTCACCTCACACAGAGAGAGAAGGAGGGTCATCTCTTCTGTCAG CTGTTGGACATGTTGAAGTTTTACACTGGCTTTGAGATCAGTGATCAGACAGGAACCGCTCTTACGCAGAAGGAGATGACCAATCTTCACTACGACAAAATCACTTCTCTACAG AGAGCAGCATTTGCTCATTTCCCCGAACTGAACGACTTCGCTCTGTCGAGCGTGGCAGCCGTGGACACGCGTGAATCTCTCATCAGACAGTTCGGTCATCTCAG TCCCAATACCCTCCACCGGGTGTCAGCATATCTGTGTCTCCTGCCTGAGCTGCCTGACGCAGAGGATACGACCTATGATAAAGAGTTCCTGCTGGAGCTGCTG GTGTCTCGCCATGAGAGGAGGATCTCTCAGATCGAGCAGCTCAACCAAATGCCTCTGTATCCCACTGAGAAGATCATCTGGGATGAGAACATCGTTCCCACTGAGTATTATTCAGGAGAAG GTTGTCTGGCTCTCCCAAAGCTGAACCTGCAGTTCCTCACCCTTCATGATTACCTTTTAAGAAACTTCAATCTCTTTCGTCTGGAGTCCACCTATGAAATCCGTCAGGACATCGAGGATGTTGTCATGCGAATGAAGCCATG GCAGTCTGAGTATGGAGGGGTGGTGTTCGGCGGCTGGGCCAGAATGGCACAAACCATTACTACCTTTTCTATCGTGGAGGTGGCAAAGCCTAACATCGGAGAGAACTGGCCCGCCCGTGTGCGTGCAGACGTCACCCTTAGCCTCAATGTTAGGGATCACATCAAAAATGAGTGGGAAG GTTTACGCAAACACGACGTGTGCTTTTTGATAACGGTGCGGCCCAACCTGCCGTACGGTACACGCTTTGATCGTCGGCAGCCGTTTGTGGATCAGGCTGGTGTGGTATACGTGAGAGGATGTGAAGTTCAGGGCATGCTGGATGATAAGGGTCGAGTCATAGAGGAAG GTCCTGATCCGAAGCCTAAGCTAAGAGGTGACACCAGAACGTTCCGGGTGTGGCTCGACCCAAACCAGTACCAGCAGGACATGACCAACTGCATCCAAAATAAAGAAGACGACCCTTACGAGACCTTCAATATCATCATGAGACGCAAACCTAAAGAAAATAACTTTAAG GCTGTGCTGGAGACGATTCGTAACCTCATGAACACCGAGTGTGTGGTACCAGACTGGCTTCATGACATCATTCTGGGTTATGGAGATCCTGGAAGTGCCCATTACTCAAAGATGCCCAATCAGATTTCCTCTCTGGACTTCAATGATACCTTCCTGTCCATCGATCACCTGAAGTCCTGCTTCCCCAATCACACAGTGAAGGTCACAGAGGAGGACCCTGCTCGACAGGTCCCGCCTTTCAG AATTCGGTTCCCTGTGCAGAAAAGTGAAAAGGGTAAAAAGCGAAAGGCAACTGAGGAAGAGGATGAGGAAGATCGCACACTGGTGGTGGAGCCACATGTTATTCCTAACAGGGGACCCTATCCTTATAACCAGCCCAAACG AAACACCATTCATTTCACACCAACCCAAATTGAAGCCATTCGTGCAGGGATGCAGCCAGGCCTTACTATG GTGGTTGGTCCTCCAGGAACAGGAAAAACAGACGTGGCCGTTCAGATAATTTCAAACCTGTATCACAACTTTCCCGAACAGAGGACCCTGATCGTCACACACTCAAATCAG GCTCTGAACCAGCTGTTTGAGAAGATCATGGCACTGGACATCGATGAACGTCATCTTCTGCGTCTGGGTCACGGAGAAGAGGAACTCGAAACTGAGAAAGATTTCAGCAG GTACGGACGAGTAAACTACGTGCTCTCTCGCCGTCTGGAGCTCCTACAGGAGGTGGCTCGTCTACAGGAGAGTCTCGATGTTCCTGGAGATGTCTCCTACACCTGTGAGACCGCTGGACACTTCTACCTTTATCAG GTGATGTCCCGCTGGGAAGAATACATGAGTAAAGTGAAGGCTAAGCCCGGGCGAGACGTGCAAACGGAGGACGTGGCGGCACATTTCCCATTCAAGAAGTACTTCGCCAACGCCCCCCAGCCCGTATTTAAAGGCCAGTCGTACCAGGAGGACATGGACATCGCTGAGGGTTGTTATCGACACATCCGCAAGATCTTCACCCAGTTGGAG GAGTTCAGGGCGTTTGAGCTGTTACGCAGCGGGCTGGACAGATCCAAATATTTGCTGGTGAAAGAGGCCAAAATCATCGCCATGACCTGCACGCACGCCGCCCTCAAACGTCATGATCTGGTGGAGCTCGGCTTTAAG TATGATAATATTCTGATGGAGGAAGCAGCTCAGATCCTGGAGATTGAGACCTTCATTCCTCTACTGCTGCag AACCCAGAGGACGGCTACAGTCGACTCAAACGCTGGATTATGATTGGTGATCACCATCAGTTGCCGCCCGTCATTAAGAACATGGCCTTTCAGAAATACTCCAATATGGAGCAGTCGCTTTTCACGCGCTTTGTGCGTCTGGGTATACCCACTGTTGACTTGGACGCTCAGGGCCGAGCACGGGCCAG TTTGTGTAACCTGTATAACTGGCGTTATAAGCAGCTGGGAAATCTTCCTCATGTTCAGCTCCAGCCAGAATTCCAGACTCCAAACCCCGGATTCACCTACGACTTCCAGCTTATTAATGTGGAGGACTTTAACGGTGTTGGAGAATCAGAACCCAACCCCTACTTTTATCAG AATCTGGCTGAAGCCGAGTACGCGGTGGCTCTGTATATGTACATGCGTTTGCTGGGATATCCCGCCGAGCGCATCAGTATACTCACCACCTACAACGGACAGAAGCATCTCATCCGTGATGTCATCAACCAGAGATGTGCCAACAACTCCTTCTTTAGGCAGCCCAATAAA GTGACCACAGTGGACAGATTCCAGGGTCAACAGAACGACTACATCATCCTCTCTCTGGTCCGAACTAAAGCTGTAGGACACTTGAG AGACGTGAGGCGTTTGGTTGTGGCCATGTCTCGTGCAAGGCTCGGCCTCTATATTTTTGCTCGAGTGTCTCTGTTCCAGAACTGCTATGAGCTGACGCCTGCCTTCAATCAGCTGACCGCACGACCACTGCAGCTGCACATCCGCCCACATGAGTACTACACATCTATG GAGCAGCGCTCCGCTCAACCCGATCAGGTGGTCAAGGACATGCCGGAGATGGCTAACCTTGTGTACAACATGTATATGCACATGATTCAGAGCACACAGCAGAACAGACAA AATCTTCTGGATCCTCCGTGTCAGGTACCGGAGTCTCAGGAGAAAATGGAGGTTAATGATGGACATCCTGAGACTGAGAGTGAGCAACAGCGAGATGCTGAGGAAGACCAAGCTCAGACGGATCTGAAGCCGGAGCAGACTGAAGAAGAAGAAAAGCAGAGAGAAGATCACGCTAAAATGCCCGAGCATCCGGGCAGAGACAGTGACAGCGGCGACAGCGATGAAGATGAAGAACCTTAG